Proteins from a genomic interval of Sphingobacterium sp. SYP-B4668:
- a CDS encoding DUF2085 domain-containing protein — MKTKLEFTFCHRKPERSFFWKGKQFPVCARCTGIHLGYLSTFLFIFGILTMNWWIALLFTLPTIIDGLTQAYWNRESNNILRFITGIMAGIGMMAICAIIGRAIGSLILDGIQLIIK, encoded by the coding sequence ATGAAAACCAAGCTAGAGTTCACCTTTTGCCACCGCAAGCCCGAGCGTTCTTTTTTTTGGAAAGGAAAGCAGTTTCCAGTTTGCGCACGCTGTACAGGCATCCATCTTGGATATCTCTCGACTTTTCTTTTCATCTTCGGAATCCTGACCATGAATTGGTGGATCGCACTTTTATTCACCCTGCCTACCATAATTGATGGCCTCACACAGGCTTATTGGAATCGAGAAAGCAATAATATACTACGCTTTATTACGGGAATCATGGCCGGTATTGGGATGATGGCCATATGCGCCATAATAGGTAGAGCGATCGGTTCGCTCATACTAGACGGAATCCAATTGATCATTAAATAA
- a CDS encoding Hsp20/alpha crystallin family protein — MALLKFPTKAVNTDAVNPFVNSVFDNLFNDSFITDRLVTRIPAVNISEAEDSYKIELAAPGLEKADFKINVDKNMMTISAEKVNEGETASKLFSKREFNYTSFTRSFTLPDTVDYNSIDAAYENGILVVKVGKKEESIVAKRLIEVK, encoded by the coding sequence ATGGCATTATTAAAATTTCCAACTAAAGCGGTTAATACAGATGCAGTTAACCCATTTGTGAATTCAGTGTTTGACAACTTATTTAATGATTCATTCATCACGGATCGTTTGGTGACTCGTATTCCTGCTGTGAATATTTCTGAAGCCGAAGATTCGTACAAGATTGAGTTGGCTGCACCAGGACTTGAGAAAGCAGATTTTAAGATCAATGTGGATAAGAACATGATGACTATCTCTGCGGAAAAGGTAAATGAGGGAGAGACAGCTAGTAAGTTGTTCAGTAAACGTGAGTTTAACTATACATCGTTTACCCGATCATTCACGTTGCCTGATACGGTAGATTACAACAGTATTGATGCGGCTTATGAAAATGGTATATTGGTCGTGAAGGTGGGTAAGAAGGAAGAGTCAATCGTAGCTAAACGACTTATAGAAGTAAAATAA
- a CDS encoding dihydroneopterin aldolase, with protein MAILRQTIAINDARFYAPVGYYLEEQVVGNEFYVSVEVSYIYQKVSGDDLANTLNYEQLYAVIADVMHQKRALIESAVEEMMDKVLDRFDFLEHVDITVVKLNPLFGGDHAKSKIRLVYQRS; from the coding sequence ATGGCAATCCTTAGGCAGACTATCGCGATAAATGATGCGAGATTTTATGCTCCAGTTGGTTATTACTTGGAAGAGCAGGTGGTTGGGAATGAATTCTATGTGAGTGTAGAGGTGAGCTATATCTACCAAAAAGTCTCTGGGGATGATCTGGCTAATACGCTTAACTATGAGCAATTGTATGCCGTGATAGCAGATGTAATGCATCAGAAAAGGGCCTTGATTGAGTCTGCAGTGGAGGAAATGATGGATAAGGTGTTGGATAGATTTGACTTTTTGGAGCATGTGGATATTACAGTTGTCAAATTGAATCCCCTTTTTGGAGGGGATCATGCCAAATCCAAGATCAGATTGGTCTATCAAAGGAGCTAG
- a CDS encoding 3-keto-disaccharide hydrolase codes for MTPHLRYPLGLLLSLLTCSLFAQSHFKPEDTEFYTPKPPVVTVTNTIPSDAIILFNGVDLSKWESSTTPGAAAPWTVNNNILTVKPSSGNIQTKDKFDDFQLHIEWQSPLVVKGNGQGRGNSGIFLQGLYELQVLDNQDNPTYTNGQAGSIYKQRPPLVEARVAPQGWHTYDILYTAPRFNKDGMLISKARVTVLHNGIVVQLNTEIEGTTEYIGLPQLKAHGAGPIILQDHGDLVNYRNIWLRRL; via the coding sequence ATGACACCTCATTTAAGATATCCCTTGGGATTGCTACTAAGTCTTTTGACATGCTCACTATTCGCCCAATCTCACTTCAAACCCGAAGACACCGAATTCTACACCCCTAAACCACCTGTCGTTACAGTCACCAACACCATCCCAAGTGACGCCATAATATTATTTAACGGAGTCGACCTCAGTAAATGGGAATCATCTACAACTCCAGGGGCTGCTGCCCCATGGACAGTAAACAATAACATACTCACTGTAAAACCTAGCTCCGGAAATATTCAGACCAAAGACAAATTCGACGATTTCCAACTCCACATCGAGTGGCAGAGCCCCTTAGTAGTAAAGGGCAACGGACAAGGACGTGGCAACAGCGGAATATTCTTACAAGGTCTCTACGAGTTGCAGGTATTGGACAATCAGGACAACCCCACCTATACCAATGGTCAAGCCGGAAGCATCTACAAACAGCGTCCCCCATTGGTGGAAGCCAGAGTCGCCCCACAAGGATGGCATACCTATGACATCTTATACACCGCGCCACGGTTCAATAAAGACGGGATGTTGATCAGCAAAGCGAGGGTCACAGTGTTACACAATGGCATAGTTGTACAACTCAATACCGAAATCGAAGGAACGACAGAGTACATTGGCCTCCCTCAGCTCAAAGCGCACGGTGCAGGCCCTATTATTCTTCAAGACCACGGCGACCTCGTCAACTACCGCAACATTTGGCTTCGCAGACTCTAG
- a CDS encoding S9 family peptidase: protein MRRIALLFLLASTTAYGQRNLNLEETVFGSRTYAPTSLVSPNWIPTLNNISYLDASYQNLVSKGADKNGQEEILVSKQDLENALKTQWPQETFSLRMFPYDYKWKDDKTILLEIDGKSKAYTFDFDTRLKTISNAILSDLNGKNKEISPDRTKVAYLIDNNIFLVDSNGKTIAVTNDKDPGIVNGSDYTHRQEFGINKGLWWSPQNDQLIYYRKDETMVTKYPLVQWSTRVAETKDIYYPMAGMKSEEVTLVIYNPSTGSKVTLLTGEPKEQFLTSVTWDPSGAFVYVGVLNRGQDHLKMNKYDAKSGALIKTLFEETATTWVEPQNPLTFTPNNPQHFLYQSDKDGFNQLYLYDTDGKLIRKLGHKELIVKDLLTFSSKGDKVSYIGVTNDGLDRQLFEVELKSGKTTQLTTESGTHTASLNSNGTYILDQYSDLSTPNVIQIKEIKSGKKNILIQAQNPFQGKINTPKIDFVQLTTADGQTPLTGRIIYPNDFDPNKKYPVMYYLYGGSHSQLVTNRWLGGAGYFDIYMAQQGYIVFTMDNRGTDARGRAFATATHRQLGQAEMADQMKGIEFLKSKPYVDKERMGIFGWSFGGFMTTSFMLHHNEIFKAAVAGGPVIDWKYYEVMYGERYMDTPQDNPQGYKLTSLLDKADRLKGDLLIIHGAQDPVVVQQHSMEFIEACIKAGKQVDYFLYPTHEHNVMGKDRIHMYEKIAKYFDLHLHSSSTN, encoded by the coding sequence ATGAGAAGAATTGCACTTTTGTTCCTCTTGGCCAGCACAACTGCCTACGGTCAGCGGAATCTGAATCTTGAAGAGACTGTTTTCGGCTCCCGCACCTACGCCCCCACCTCACTTGTCAGTCCAAATTGGATCCCTACGCTAAATAACATCAGCTATTTAGACGCCAGCTACCAAAACCTGGTCAGCAAAGGAGCCGACAAAAATGGACAAGAAGAGATACTGGTCAGTAAGCAGGACCTTGAAAATGCCCTAAAAACCCAATGGCCGCAAGAGACTTTCTCACTACGCATGTTTCCATATGATTACAAATGGAAAGACGACAAGACCATTTTACTTGAAATCGATGGCAAATCAAAAGCTTACACCTTTGATTTTGACACCCGACTCAAGACAATATCCAATGCCATTCTCAGCGACCTCAATGGCAAAAACAAAGAGATATCACCTGACAGGACCAAAGTAGCTTACCTGATAGACAACAATATCTTCCTAGTAGACAGCAATGGCAAGACAATAGCCGTCACCAACGATAAGGACCCCGGCATTGTCAATGGCAGTGACTACACCCACCGCCAAGAGTTCGGGATTAACAAAGGCCTTTGGTGGAGCCCTCAGAATGACCAACTCATATACTATCGTAAAGATGAGACAATGGTTACCAAGTATCCCCTAGTACAATGGTCCACCCGGGTTGCGGAGACTAAGGACATTTACTACCCAATGGCAGGGATGAAATCCGAGGAAGTAACATTAGTCATATACAACCCATCTACTGGTTCCAAAGTCACACTGCTAACAGGCGAACCCAAAGAGCAGTTCCTTACTAGCGTCACTTGGGACCCTAGCGGAGCATTTGTATATGTGGGTGTATTGAATCGGGGTCAGGACCATCTCAAAATGAATAAATATGATGCCAAATCCGGCGCATTGATCAAGACTCTTTTCGAAGAGACCGCCACGACATGGGTTGAACCCCAAAATCCACTAACATTCACCCCCAACAACCCCCAGCACTTCCTCTATCAATCTGACAAAGATGGCTTCAACCAACTTTACCTATATGATACTGACGGCAAGCTCATTCGCAAACTTGGACATAAAGAACTTATTGTCAAGGACCTATTAACCTTTTCATCAAAAGGCGACAAGGTATCTTACATCGGCGTCACAAACGACGGACTAGATAGACAACTCTTCGAAGTAGAACTAAAATCAGGAAAGACCACCCAGTTGACCACCGAATCAGGTACCCACACAGCAAGCCTGAATAGCAATGGAACCTACATTTTGGATCAATACAGTGATTTATCTACCCCCAATGTGATTCAGATCAAAGAAATCAAATCAGGTAAAAAGAATATACTTATCCAAGCCCAAAATCCATTCCAAGGCAAAATAAATACGCCAAAAATCGATTTCGTCCAATTAACTACCGCTGATGGCCAGACACCACTTACCGGGCGCATTATCTATCCAAATGATTTCGACCCAAACAAGAAGTATCCCGTGATGTATTACCTCTATGGAGGCTCGCATTCTCAACTGGTTACCAATAGATGGCTTGGAGGCGCAGGCTATTTCGACATATACATGGCTCAGCAAGGGTATATTGTCTTCACCATGGACAATCGAGGTACAGACGCTCGCGGCCGCGCATTCGCTACTGCCACCCATCGTCAACTCGGACAAGCGGAGATGGCCGATCAAATGAAGGGTATTGAGTTCCTTAAATCCAAGCCCTATGTTGACAAAGAACGAATGGGAATTTTTGGTTGGAGCTTTGGAGGCTTTATGACGACATCTTTCATGCTCCACCACAACGAAATCTTTAAAGCGGCAGTCGCCGGAGGGCCAGTAATAGACTGGAAATACTACGAAGTCATGTATGGCGAACGTTACATGGACACTCCACAAGACAATCCTCAAGGATACAAATTGACATCACTCCTTGATAAAGCCGATCGCCTCAAGGGAGATTTATTAATCATCCACGGCGCCCAAGACCCCGTTGTGGTCCAACAGCACAGCATGGAATTTATTGAGGCCTGCATCAAAGCAGGCAAACAGGTCGACTACTTCTTATATCCAACCCATGAGCACAATGTAATGGGTAAAGACCGTATTCATATGTACGAGAAGATTGCCAAATACTTTGATTTACATCTTCATAGCTCATCCACTAATTAA
- the asnB gene encoding asparagine synthase B, whose amino-acid sequence MCGIIGAFDLKYSSEQLRPQILEMSKRIRHRGPDWSGIFTSSRAILAHERLAIVDPKSGSQPLYSPDGQIVLAVNGEIYNHEELRAQLADYDFATNSDSEVILALYQKKGASFLEDLNGIFAFALYDATKDVFLVARDHMGIIPLYYGTDEIGQFYVSSELKSLEGFCGRIEQFPPGHFVYSGEGVTPQRWYSREWESFDAVKEAETDIEKLRQGLEDAVHRQLMSDVPYGVLLSGGLDSSVIAAITKKFASKRIESGDKEEAWYPQLHSFAVGLKGAPDLIAAQKAADHIGTIHHEINFTIQEGIDAIRDVIYHLETYDVTTIRASTPMYLLARVIKSMGIKMVLSGEGSDELFGGYLYFHKAPNAQEFHEETVRKLKKLYLYDCLRANKSLAAWGVEGRVPFLDKEFMDIAMTINPKDKMIKDGRMEKWVVRKAFEDYLPESIAWRQKEQFSDGVGYSWIDTLKEQAEQKVSDTEFAGAAERFPVNTPKNKEEFLYRTIFESHFPSEAAAQTVPSVKSVACSTPEALAWDASFQNLNDPSGRAVAAVHLESYEKAKTAVEL is encoded by the coding sequence ATGTGCGGAATTATAGGAGCATTCGATTTGAAGTATTCTTCTGAGCAGCTAAGGCCTCAGATATTAGAGATGTCAAAGCGTATTCGACACAGAGGACCAGATTGGTCAGGTATTTTTACCTCGAGTAGGGCAATTCTTGCTCATGAAAGATTGGCTATTGTGGATCCGAAGTCCGGAAGCCAACCGTTGTACAGTCCCGATGGCCAGATTGTCTTGGCTGTAAATGGTGAAATTTATAATCATGAAGAGTTGAGAGCGCAGCTTGCTGACTATGACTTTGCCACAAATAGCGATTCGGAAGTGATATTGGCATTGTATCAAAAAAAGGGGGCTTCTTTTTTAGAAGATCTTAATGGAATATTTGCTTTTGCTCTTTATGATGCAACGAAAGATGTTTTTTTAGTAGCACGCGATCATATGGGAATCATCCCGTTGTACTATGGTACTGATGAAATTGGGCAGTTTTACGTTTCATCTGAATTGAAATCCTTAGAGGGATTTTGTGGCCGGATCGAGCAGTTTCCTCCAGGGCATTTTGTTTACAGCGGAGAGGGGGTAACCCCCCAAAGATGGTATAGTCGGGAGTGGGAATCTTTTGATGCCGTCAAGGAAGCCGAAACGGATATCGAGAAACTACGTCAGGGCTTAGAAGATGCTGTGCACCGCCAATTAATGTCAGATGTACCGTATGGCGTGTTGCTCTCGGGTGGACTGGATTCATCAGTGATTGCCGCGATTACGAAAAAATTTGCTTCTAAGCGTATTGAGTCAGGTGATAAGGAAGAAGCGTGGTATCCACAGTTGCATTCATTTGCGGTCGGATTAAAAGGGGCTCCGGATTTGATTGCTGCGCAGAAGGCGGCGGATCATATCGGCACAATCCATCATGAAATCAACTTTACTATACAGGAGGGGATAGATGCCATCCGTGATGTGATCTACCACTTGGAGACCTATGATGTCACTACAATACGGGCATCCACTCCCATGTATTTATTGGCCCGTGTGATTAAATCAATGGGAATAAAGATGGTGTTATCTGGAGAGGGATCGGATGAGTTGTTTGGTGGATATCTGTATTTCCATAAGGCGCCGAATGCGCAGGAATTTCACGAGGAGACTGTTCGGAAATTGAAGAAGTTGTATTTGTATGATTGCCTACGTGCCAACAAGTCATTAGCGGCCTGGGGTGTAGAGGGAAGGGTGCCCTTCTTGGATAAGGAATTTATGGATATTGCGATGACTATCAATCCCAAGGATAAGATGATAAAAGATGGGCGAATGGAGAAATGGGTGGTGCGCAAGGCTTTTGAAGATTACCTGCCCGAGAGTATCGCCTGGAGGCAGAAAGAGCAATTTTCTGATGGTGTAGGGTATAGCTGGATCGATACGCTGAAGGAGCAGGCGGAGCAGAAAGTGTCGGATACAGAGTTTGCGGGAGCGGCGGAGCGATTTCCAGTGAATACACCTAAGAACAAAGAGGAATTCTTGTATAGGACTATCTTTGAATCGCATTTTCCATCGGAGGCCGCGGCGCAGACTGTACCTTCTGTAAAATCAGTGGCATGCAGTACACCGGAAGCTCTGGCGTGGGATGCTTCCTTCCAAAATCTTAACGACCCTTCGGGGCGGGCAGTAGCAGCGGTGCATTTGGAAAGCTATGAAAAGGCGAAGACGGCGGTTGAATTGTAA
- a CDS encoding Crp/Fnr family transcriptional regulator, with product MSDPFQIYRKSAISPSDLEIIISRHQPLSFNKGDVILKEGKLAHEYYLLESGLIRSYVYDYEGQEITTEFFGSNEVVIEVTSLFLKIPSQENMQCLTDCKVWKFEYNDFQELYHAIPAFNEWGRAWMTYALHLMKKRSIDMVSLSASQRYNQLIANKPQIFQFAPLKHIASYLGVTDTSLSRIRKEALQ from the coding sequence ATGTCCGACCCATTCCAAATCTACCGGAAATCCGCCATCAGCCCATCAGATTTAGAGATCATTATTTCGAGACATCAACCGCTTAGCTTTAACAAGGGAGATGTCATCTTGAAAGAAGGCAAACTCGCACATGAGTACTATCTATTAGAAAGCGGATTGATACGATCCTATGTCTACGACTATGAAGGCCAAGAAATCACAACCGAATTTTTTGGCAGCAATGAGGTGGTGATTGAAGTCACTTCTCTGTTTTTAAAAATCCCTTCCCAAGAGAATATGCAATGCCTTACAGACTGCAAGGTTTGGAAATTTGAATACAACGATTTTCAAGAACTTTATCATGCCATCCCCGCCTTCAATGAATGGGGACGTGCCTGGATGACCTACGCACTACATCTAATGAAGAAGCGATCCATTGATATGGTGTCTTTATCAGCTTCGCAGCGATACAATCAATTGATTGCCAACAAACCCCAGATTTTTCAGTTTGCACCGCTTAAGCATATCGCCTCATATCTAGGAGTCACCGACACCTCCCTGAGCCGAATCAGAAAAGAAGCTCTTCAATAA
- a CDS encoding VOC family protein, which translates to MALLHAYLNFNGNCEEAFDFYKTVFNSPLTGVYRFGDMPADPEHPVADADKNKVMHTSLKINDSVMLMGSDCLESFGQKATYGTGSYLMLDTQTAAEAQDLYNKLSVDALNIEMPLGEQFFAEIFASFQDKYGVAWMIHFEGNKKMG; encoded by the coding sequence ATGGCACTATTACACGCTTATTTAAATTTCAATGGCAATTGCGAAGAAGCATTTGATTTCTACAAAACTGTATTCAACAGCCCACTCACAGGAGTATACCGTTTCGGCGATATGCCAGCAGATCCTGAGCACCCAGTTGCTGACGCTGATAAAAACAAAGTCATGCATACCTCACTCAAAATCAACGATTCCGTCATGCTTATGGGGTCGGATTGTTTAGAGAGTTTTGGTCAAAAAGCAACCTATGGCACAGGTAGCTACCTCATGTTAGACACACAGACAGCTGCAGAAGCGCAGGATCTATACAACAAACTATCGGTAGATGCACTGAACATCGAGATGCCACTAGGCGAGCAGTTCTTCGCTGAAATATTCGCATCATTCCAAGACAAATATGGTGTGGCTTGGATGATTCATTTCGAAGGCAATAAAAAAATGGGCTAA
- a CDS encoding VOC family protein codes for MNINGGKNIALKLSPSKYEETVRFYTQILGLPASEVESPDHPTVKKSTKIQFGENTLWLDLMIAETPPQAWLELLTDDMAATEEHLQQHGIEFEDHLEQIPAHMHWIRDPAGNVFILKEAK; via the coding sequence ATGAACATCAACGGCGGCAAAAATATAGCACTCAAACTATCCCCCTCCAAATATGAAGAAACCGTAAGATTCTACACTCAAATATTGGGACTACCTGCATCTGAAGTCGAGTCCCCAGACCACCCCACGGTCAAAAAAAGTACAAAAATTCAATTTGGCGAGAACACGCTATGGCTCGACCTCATGATTGCCGAAACACCTCCTCAAGCCTGGCTTGAGCTATTGACCGATGACATGGCCGCTACCGAAGAGCACCTACAGCAGCACGGTATTGAATTTGAAGACCATCTCGAACAAATTCCTGCACACATGCACTGGATTCGCGACCCTGCAGGCAATGTATTCATCTTAAAAGAAGCCAAATAA
- a CDS encoding VOC family protein: protein MTKNIYPSIWFDNQAKEAAEFYISTFGQGHILQENPIVVSTQLYNFKFIGINGGDQFRPNASISFMLIGETKEEIDSIWKQFSTDGSIMMPLDSYPWSEYYGWVADRYGVNWQLYLGKLDDVNNQKIVPTLMFGQSQQGRCEEAISFYKTVFPDFQGYDFLRYTEGPFSGQIQHTQFNIKEMLLMAMDSGVPQDFSFTEGVSFVLECADQSEIDYYWDAFTKDGQESMCGWCKDPFGVSWQVVPHNLKELLFEASNAANATNALRQMKKIDLDTLRNA from the coding sequence ATGACCAAGAATATTTATCCCAGTATCTGGTTTGACAACCAAGCCAAAGAAGCCGCTGAATTTTACATCTCGACTTTCGGTCAAGGGCATATCCTACAGGAGAATCCAATCGTTGTCAGTACCCAATTGTACAACTTTAAATTTATCGGAATCAATGGTGGAGATCAGTTTAGACCCAATGCCTCGATTTCATTTATGCTGATCGGCGAGACCAAGGAAGAGATTGACTCAATTTGGAAACAATTCTCCACCGATGGGTCCATCATGATGCCCCTTGACAGCTATCCTTGGAGTGAATATTACGGTTGGGTTGCCGACCGCTACGGCGTCAATTGGCAGTTATATCTGGGCAAGTTAGATGATGTCAACAATCAAAAAATCGTTCCGACATTGATGTTTGGCCAAAGTCAACAAGGACGTTGCGAAGAGGCCATAAGCTTTTATAAAACCGTATTCCCAGACTTTCAGGGCTACGACTTCCTGAGATACACCGAAGGCCCCTTTTCAGGTCAAATACAACATACCCAGTTCAACATCAAAGAAATGTTACTGATGGCAATGGACAGCGGGGTCCCTCAAGATTTTTCATTTACAGAAGGCGTCTCCTTTGTGTTGGAATGTGCAGATCAAAGCGAAATCGATTACTACTGGGATGCATTTACCAAAGATGGTCAAGAAAGCATGTGCGGTTGGTGCAAAGATCCATTCGGAGTAAGCTGGCAAGTAGTCCCCCACAACTTGAAGGAATTACTATTCGAAGCCAGCAATGCCGCAAATGCCACAAATGCACTGCGACAGATGAAAAAAATCGACCTCGACACCTTAAGAAACGCCTGA
- the idi gene encoding isopentenyl-diphosphate Delta-isomerase — translation MTPAQHDIILVTPEDVAIGTASKSHTHRTGLLHRAFSILIFDTQGRMLLQQRAKHKYHSGGLWTNACCSHPRPEELVSDAAHRRLQEELAFDCPLAYQYKFIYKAELDNGLIEHELDYVFTGLYEGIITPNPDEVQAYQYMDISQIAEQLHTHPEHYTAWFRIIFEQYNTHTEENIK, via the coding sequence ATGACACCCGCTCAACACGATATTATCCTCGTAACTCCCGAAGATGTTGCTATCGGCACCGCATCCAAGTCCCACACCCACCGTACAGGACTATTGCACCGCGCATTTTCAATCTTGATATTTGATACCCAAGGACGCATGCTGTTACAACAAAGAGCAAAGCACAAGTATCACAGTGGAGGCCTCTGGACCAATGCATGCTGTAGCCACCCACGGCCCGAAGAGCTGGTATCCGATGCCGCACATAGGCGCTTACAGGAAGAGCTAGCTTTTGACTGTCCATTAGCGTACCAATACAAGTTCATTTATAAAGCTGAGTTAGACAATGGTTTGATTGAACATGAGCTAGACTATGTCTTTACTGGATTGTACGAAGGCATCATCACCCCCAATCCAGACGAAGTCCAAGCCTATCAATACATGGACATATCACAAATTGCAGAGCAACTCCACACCCATCCCGAACACTATACAGCTTGGTTTCGAATCATCTTCGAGCAATACAACACTCATACTGAAGAGAATATAAAATAA
- a CDS encoding RNA polymerase sigma factor, with protein MSPIHYLDEDTLISLLQKKDQRAFNYLYDNYAGALYGVVIRIVTVKEYADEVLQNVFVKVWNHIDAFDSERGKLYTWMINIARNTSIDYIKSKSVQNEQKNQSLPNIVDAKENHNFTVSGHVDHIGFKNVLNDLKAEWKELIELAYYEGYTQQEIAVKLDIPLGTVKTRTRGALLELKKILKDYQ; from the coding sequence TTGAGCCCGATACACTACCTCGACGAAGACACCCTAATATCCTTATTACAAAAAAAGGATCAACGGGCCTTTAATTATCTATACGATAATTATGCCGGGGCACTTTATGGAGTAGTGATTCGTATCGTCACCGTCAAAGAATATGCAGACGAGGTGCTCCAAAATGTATTCGTCAAAGTATGGAACCACATCGACGCTTTCGATTCTGAGCGCGGCAAGCTCTACACATGGATGATCAATATAGCCCGTAATACCTCAATTGATTATATCAAGTCCAAGAGCGTTCAAAATGAACAAAAAAACCAATCTCTTCCGAATATCGTAGATGCTAAAGAAAACCATAACTTTACGGTATCCGGACACGTGGATCATATCGGTTTTAAAAATGTATTAAATGATTTAAAAGCCGAATGGAAAGAGCTAATTGAATTGGCTTACTACGAAGGATACACTCAACAAGAAATTGCAGTAAAATTAGACATCCCCTTAGGGACGGTCAAGACACGTACGCGTGGAGCTTTATTAGAGTTAAAAAAAATACTTAAAGATTACCAATAA
- a CDS encoding anti-sigma factor produces the protein MDIKEYISSGIIEAYVMGLATEEEVSILMCIRKHNTEVEQAIVEAQKTLEDFATVHAVPPSSDLKAAIWNTLSEQSITTGSGIPETHDSTQASPPTTSAAPIRSLATRNIAIAASILLALSLGANAFLHYKNEANQEVLARTLAEQQSTQLTLETLKEKWSMLQNPAIKTITLAGVAQHPDLKAHVFWNTQTTDVYLSLENLPAAPEGMQYQLWAIVDGKPVDAGVFPLDQTDRINNMRQIPKAQAFAVTLETKGGNPTPNLAQLYVMGNI, from the coding sequence GTGGACATTAAAGAATACATATCGTCAGGCATTATAGAAGCTTATGTCATGGGGCTTGCTACCGAAGAAGAGGTCAGCATCCTGATGTGCATACGCAAGCATAATACTGAAGTGGAGCAAGCTATCGTTGAGGCCCAAAAGACCTTGGAGGATTTTGCTACTGTCCATGCTGTACCCCCATCTTCCGACCTCAAAGCAGCTATTTGGAATACATTGAGCGAGCAAAGCATCACTACTGGCTCTGGTATTCCTGAGACCCATGATTCTACCCAAGCCAGTCCGCCGACGACTAGCGCAGCACCTATACGCTCGCTAGCTACACGCAATATCGCCATTGCCGCCTCCATATTATTAGCGCTAAGCTTAGGAGCCAATGCTTTCTTACATTATAAGAACGAAGCCAATCAAGAAGTTCTCGCCCGTACCTTGGCCGAGCAACAGTCTACCCAACTAACATTGGAGACCTTGAAAGAAAAATGGAGTATGTTACAGAATCCCGCAATCAAGACTATCACCTTAGCTGGAGTAGCACAACATCCTGACCTCAAAGCCCATGTCTTCTGGAACACCCAGACGACAGACGTATACCTCAGCCTCGAAAATCTCCCGGCCGCGCCAGAAGGAATGCAATACCAATTATGGGCGATTGTAGATGGCAAACCTGTGGATGCAGGTGTATTTCCATTAGACCAGACTGATCGCATCAACAATATGCGTCAGATACCGAAGGCACAAGCTTTCGCCGTCACACTAGAGACAAAGGGAGGCAACCCAACGCCCAATTTAGCTCAACTCTATGTAATGGGTAATATCTAA